Part of the Chloroflexi bacterium ADurb.Bin180 genome, TAGAGCTGGCAGCACAGGTCTGGTGCCACGTTGGCCAGAGCGGCGATGCCGCCCACCGCGCCCAGCAGCATCGCCGCATAGAGGAATCCCGCCGCGCCTGCCAGCACCTGAAAATGCGGCGGAGCGGAGCGCAAGATCTCGCCGAGCTTGACCAGGTTGCCGCTGCTGTCCTTGAGGCTGATGATGTTGGGGTGTTTGGCCAGCTCGAGCACCGTCTCGGCCGAGATGTCCACCCCCGTGTTGGCCGGAATGTTGTAGATGATGACGGGAATCGGCGAATGGTCGGCCACCTCCCAGAAGTGACGGCGCAACGCGGCGCCGTCCATCCGCGACTTGAAGTAGGAGGGTGTGATCACCATCGCCGCGTCGGCCCCGACCTCGGCCGCCCGCTCTACTAGCTTGATGGCGGCATAGGTCGACTCGTTGCCCGTTCCGGCCAGTAGCAGCTTGCCCGGGGGCATCGCGGCGCGGACCGTCTCAAGCACCCTTACCTTCTCCTCGTCGGTCAGGTAGGGGCACTCGCCGTTGCTGCCCAGCGGCAGCAGTCCGGCGACAGGCGTGGCACACCAGTGGCGGACGTTGTCGCTCAACCGGTCGTACTCGACTTCGCCCCGGGCGTCGAACGGTGTCGGAATAGGCGGAAAGATGCCGGCCAGCGAGATCTTGCGTATCATGTCCTGACTCTCCTCAGGCGCTCGGTGTGGAGCGCACGATGGTCGTTACACCCAGTCCGCGTACTCATCCAGATCCAGCTCTTTCAGTAGCTCTGGTGTGGGCAGGCCCATCTCGTTCCAGCGCCGCTCGGCGTAATAGTCCGCCAGCATGGGTCCAAAGGGCGGCAGGCTGTCGGGCGCCCCGCCTTCGCCGCGGCGGTGGAACAGGATGCGCGGCGGCAGGGTGTCGTCGGCCCGCGATGCGCCCAGGCGTGCGTTGATCGCTCGCCGCAAGTTGCAGATGCGCTCGCCCGTCTTGAGCCATTCCTCCAGAGAGAGGTCGCGTCCGGTGACAGCGTTGGCCCACGAGACGAGATGTTCCGGCTGAAAGCCGCCCATTACCAGGAACTTGCACACCTTGAGGCTGTCGAACAACGCCATCCAGTTCTGCAGCCGGGCCACTGCCACGCCTTTGCCTGCGGCTGCTTCGCGCGGCATCGTCTCGGGAATCCCCAGAGCGGGCGCCTTGAGCAGGCGCTCGTATGGGTGCGAGTAGGCCTGCAAGTGGTCAGCTCCCCTGGTGCAGGTAGCAAAACCGATGGCCAGGCTGACATAGGCTCGTGGCTCGTGCATGGGGAACTCGAGCCCCTTGACGTGAATGGCGAACTCGCGCGCCAGACCGCCCCAGACCTCGGCGGCGCGCCTGGTACCCAGACCCAGCAGCGTAGGCACGTCACCGTCTCGCTCGGCAATGCGGCGCAGCAGGTCGAGAGCGGCTTCGGCATCGCC contains:
- the dapA_3 gene encoding 4-hydroxy-tetrahydrodipicolinate synthase — protein: MIRKISLAGIFPPIPTPFDARGEVEYDRLSDNVRHWCATPVAGLLPLGSNGECPYLTDEEKVRVLETVRAAMPPGKLLLAGTGNESTYAAIKLVERAAEVGADAAMVITPSYFKSRMDGAALRRHFWEVADHSPIPVIIYNIPANTGVDISAETVLELAKHPNIISLKDSSGNLVKLGEILRSAPPHFQVLAGAAGFLYAAMLLGAVGGIAALANVAPDLCCQLYEAAREGRHDQARELQLRLIPANNAVTSRFGVPGMKQALDWVGYYGGPPRSPLAPLDAAQQATLRGILVEAGILPA